The DNA window GTCTACAATAGCGTTCAAAGCGCTCTCACTCACTCTGGCTTCTCACTGGTCTGCGTCTTCAATAGGAAGACGAGCAGCTTCCAGATTGAGCGATTGTTCTGCAAGGGAGACGACCCTTTCGCCGAGCGCCGCCAGACGCAGGATGTACAGCCCATTCTGTTGTCCAGTTTCTTTGAAAGGGTCATTCCTCTCCAGATCACGTTCGAGCAGTTTGTCACCAACGACACGCTTGAAGAGGCGCGTGAGCGTGTTACGCTCCCCAACCAAGGCAATCATCTCTTCAACGATGTTCACGCCAGTCTTAGCTTGTATCGAATGGAGTGCAAGCAAACGTTAAAAATCAAGCTTTCTGATTCGTCTCCGGTTGCGCATTGTCTTCTGGGCGGGTACTTGCGGCTGTTGAAGCAGGCGTGCTCCAGTTTGCAGATGGTTTCTCGATCCTCGAGCATTGCGGAAAAGCTTCATGGAAAGTCGTCCGAAGTTGTGACGAAAGGTTTCGATAAGCCAAGCAATAAAGAGAATGAGCTCCTCTTTGGCAATGCTTTGACTTATTTCATCAATTGCTCCAATAACTTCTGCGAGTTGGCCTTGACGGATTACAACCGGCCGGATCGGTTGGAACTACTGATCTATCCTCTGAAGAAGGCATTTGTGACGCTATTGGATTGTGCCGTAGACCGGAAACTGCTCGAAGCGCTGACCTCCAATCGATCGAATGAAGTATACGCCCGCAAGTTAGTTTCAGACTATGAACGCATTTCTGGAGAAGTCAATCAGCTGTTTAAGCTTGGGCTTGACAGGCTGCTCTCCGCGCTGCAGGGGGTAGAGGCCCACGTCTTTGTTCTGACCAAAAAGAGCGACGGACCGATTCTGCGCTTGGACTACGATATCGCTTTCAGTGTTCTCATGGGCACACGTCTCAATCTGGAGTTCCTGAAGCTGATCTTTGACCCACTTGGGACGATGACAAACGAGGATCGCTTGTTGTGGAAGTAAAGGCATTGTGTCCCCTACCAGTGCGGCTCGATGAGGAAGCAGGTTTTGCGCGCTTCGTCGTGGCATCGATTCAACGGGTCCGTTTCCTAGAAATCTGCTCGACAAGAGCGGATTGAGGTTGGGACTGCGCGAATCGAACGTAGCGATGCGTGCATCCGAGCAACCAGGAGATGAACTTGGATTTCAAGCTTGCTGGGAAAACTGCGATTGTCACGGGCGGGTCGGCTGGGATTGGGTTTTCGATTGTTGAAAGTCTGGTGGCGGAAGGGGTTCGGGTTGTCGTGCCAGGACGGAGCCGGGAGAAGTTGAAACAGGCTTTCCCTAACGGGACGAAGCTTGTGCAGACGGTCGTTGCGGATGTGGCGACAGCTGAGGGCGCTGCTTCATTGATCGATCAGGTGGACGAGATCGATATCCTTGTCAACAATCTCGGCATCTATCAGGTGCAGGACTTTGCCGCGATCAGCGATGCCGATTGGCTTCGTTTCTTTGAAGTGAATGTACTGAGCGGGGTTCGTTTGTCGCGCCACTATTTCCCGAAGATGCTGGCGAAGAATTGGGGCCGGGTGATCTTTGTGTCGAGTGAGTCTGGCGTGATGACGCCGCCGGAGATGATCCATTACGGCGTAACGAAGTCTTCGCAGCTTGCCATTTCGCGAGGGCTGGCTGAGTTGACCAAGGGCACTGAAGTCACTGTGAATTCCGTACTGCCTGGCCCGACGCGATCGGAAGGAATTGTCGATTTCATCCAGAGCTTGTCGAGTGTTCCGGGGGCGAGCGATGAGGCGGCAGAGAGAGAATTTTTCGAGAAGCATCGCTCCACCTCGCTGTTGCAACGTCTGATTCGTGGTGAGGAAGTGGCGAGTTTGGTAGCGTACTTGGCGAGTCCGTTATCGGCGGCGACGAACGGGGCGGCGCTGCGAGTGGAAGGCGGCTTGTTGCGTTCGATTGCGTAAGAGAAGGGGACCAGACGTAGAACTAGCTCTGAAGTTTCGTGGGCCATTTTTGTCTACCGTGGAAAACCGCAATCAATTCCAGCTGATCTCGTCGAACGCGGTAAGGAATGACATAGGGAGTTTCGGGTACTACACGCTCACGAGTGCCGAGAACCCGACCCGGCCGGCCCAGGTGTGGTTGGGAGGGTAGCAGATTCACTGCATCGAGAATCCGCCGAGCGACGAGAGCCGCATTCTGCTGCGAGTCTTTCCCAATGTACTCGCGCAAGTGAATGAGGTGTCGAATTGCGCGGCGGGACCAAAGCACCTTCATCGTGGGGCTTTGGTTTCACCCGGCTTGCCCCAGGTGTTGAGCCATTTCGAAACCTTGTCATGGCTGATACTCTGGCGAGCATCCAGCTCGGCAATCCCGGTATTAAGCTCACCAAGCTGCCATTCCTCGGACTCCACATAGGCCGCAATCGCTTCAGCTGCGAGAAAGGATTTCGACCGGTTCGAGCGCTTGGCAAGAGCATCGAGCCGCTGTTTTATTGCTGAGTCAATTCGGATGGAAAGAGTCTCTGTCATCACTTGTGCTCACTTGTATACACTGTCCCACGATGTAGGTAGTTGTGTTGGTGTAGGCCTTTGCTTCTCGAGATCACGCCGGCGGCCATATTGGGATGCGAGGAGGTTGCGAGTTTGGGCGAGCCCGTTGTCGGCTGTGACGAACGGGGTGGCGTTGCGAACTCGCTCGGGTGCAGTCCGACGGCACCTTTGGGGAACCGGAAAGCTTCGAAGCGATGATTCCTTGTGATATGGGGAATACCAACTTATCATCCATGTTTCTGGAGCACGCTCGATCTGTCGCTGGATTACATTGATTGCAGCGGCAGCGCCGGAGGAGCAACGGTCGTTGAAAACCACAGCCGATTGGTCCTTTGCGTTCTTTGAGGTCCTTCCCGGCAAGCATCTACTCTTGACCTATGGGGAGAGCGCGAAGTGCCCCAGCTATGAGGCCACGCTGGGTTGGAAGACGAAAGAATTTGTTTTTGCGCCTCTCTAAAGGCTGGACGCGGTGTTCCCCGGCAGCAAAATGCGGCGGACCAACGGAATCGGGATCGCACCCTGCTTCACGTACTGGTTGTGGAAGCTCTCGAGGTTGAAGCTGGCGCCTTGCGCTTGCTGCAGGTCGCCACGTAGCTTGTAGATCATGAGCTTGCCGAGCGTGTAGTACAAGTAAGTCGGGTTGTAGGAACCCCGGCGCGCTTCCTCGTAAGCGTTCGCGTGGAGTTGCATGCCGCGCTCCTCGAAGATCCTGGTTGCGTCCTCGACACTCATCCCCTGGGTATGCAGCTTGATGCCGGCAAGGTAACGGCAGTCGCGTAGCAGCGCTTCGTGGAGTTGGGCGAGCTTGATCTTCGGATCGTCTTTGCCGAAGCCTTGTTCGAGCATCATCTGTTCGGCATAATGCGCCCAGCCTTCCGCATTTGAGGCGACTCCGACAATCTTGCGCGTCTTCGTCGGGTATTGCTTCGCGTAGAGGAACTGCGTGTAGTGGCCGGGGTAGGCTTCGTGGATCGTGATGACATCCATGACAGAGCGGTTGAACAGCTTCAGGTGCTCAAGCTTCTGCTTAGCCGGCCATTCCTTCTCAGGCGGAGTGATGTAGTAGAAGGCTTCGGTCGCCTTGGTCTCATAAGCACCCGGCGTATCCATCGAGGCGAAGCCGCCGTTGCGGGCATAGGGTGGCGTCTCTTCGATGTGCGGCAGGACGTCACTCGGCAGCGAGATGATTTTCTTCTCGATGATGAAGTTGCGGATGCTCTCGATGGTGCGTTTTGAGGAAGGAATGAGGTCGGCTTCCGTCGGATGGTCTGCCTCAAGGAGCGTCATGACCTCGGCTGGCTTCTTGTTCGGAGCGATCAACTTGGCGGTGGCGACGAAGTCTGCATAGTCCTTGGCCAGATTCGCCTCGCCGATGGCGAGCAGTTTGTCGAGCGGGATGTCGACCATCTCTTCATAGAGCAGCTTTTTTGAGAAGGCCTCGGCGCCGATCGCATAGCTGCCTTTCGAGCGAGGCAGCAGGTCTTCCTTCAGCCATTTGGTAGCGTCCTCAAAGGACTTGGCCGCCGCGTCGTTGGCGGTCTTGAATTCGGCGAGCAGCGCAGCGTCGCCGGCCGCGGCGTCCTTGGCCCAGGTGGCAACCGTGTCGCGGAAGAAGCCAACCGACCCCCCAGCGATGCGGATGGCGAGGTCTGTGAACTCGCGCGGCGGATTCTGGACATTCGCCTGGAGCGCGGTGATCATCGGCGGCACGCCGCGCAGCCGCGAGGTGACAAGCTTCAGACGGTCCTTGGCAGGGGCGAAGCTGCGCTTCATGAGCAGATCGATCGAGCCGCCCGGGCCTCCGACATAGTTCATCGGGTTCTTGCGCCAGGTCTCGAGGACCTTGGTTTCGTGCAGTTCGGCGAGGATCTGCGACTTCAGGATCTCCGCGTCCATCGCGTCCTCGGCGTTTAGCTTCTGGTTCTTGAGAATCGTGTCCAGGCGGGACTGCTGGGCTTCGAGGACGGCGATGCGTTTCTGTACGGCGGCTGCCGAGAGATCTTCGATCTGCCCGTCATAGTCGTGGATGCCAGTAGCAGTGGCAAAGGAGGGGGAGGCTGCAAAGGCCGCCTTAAAGTAGTCGTCTACAAAGCCGGAGAAGCTGTCCACGGGCTGCGTGGAGCAGCCCGTAAGAAGAACGATGCAAAGGAGGGCCGTTGGGCGCATGGCCCTAGTTTATAGCCCCAGGAAGCCGCGCACCTCGGACTCCATACCGGGTGCAAAGGCGACGCCGGTGCCTTCGTAGATGGAGTCTTTCCCATTGAGGGCCATGAACTTCGCGCCAGCCTCGCGCAGGATGCAGGTGGGCGCGCAGAGGTCCCAGGGGGCAACGCTCGGTTCGAGCCAGATCTCCATGCGGCCGCTGGCCACCAGCATGGCGTCATAGATGCCACCAAAGACCCGGACGCACCAGAATTTTGACATCCAATCAAGGAGCGGCGGGCCAAAAGGCGCCTGGGTGACTGCATTCAGCTTGTTGACGCAGACGACGGCCTGCTTGGCCGTATCGATTTTGCTGGCCTGGATCGGATTGCCGTCCCAAAACGCGCCGTGACCCTTGGCGGCGTAATAAATTTCGCCGAGCATCGGCAGGTAGCAGACGCCAACGACGGGGACGCCGTTTTCTTCCAGGCCGATGAGGATGGCCCAGAGGCGGTTATTGCGCACAAAATCGCGAGTTCCGTCGATGGGGTCGATAATCCAGCGGCGGCCACTGCTGCCTTCGCGGCTAGCTCCTTCTTCGCCGAGAAAGCCGTCTTCGGGGAAGGCCTGGGACAGAATGCTCACAATGAGACGTTCACTTTCCTTGTCGGCGCGGGTGACGGGTGACTCGTCAGACTTAGTTTCGGCCTCCACTCCCTGGTTCAAAATCCGGATGCAAGCCTCGCCCGCCTTACGGGCAGCAGATTGGGCAAAAAACAGTTCGCTATCGTAACTCATTCAAACCGGGATGATAACATCGTCGAAATGAGTTCGAGGACCGTCTTTACAGCCCTGGAAGAGGCGGCCGCCCGGTACGGCGACGCTACGGCGCTGGTGCAGCCGGAGCCCGGTGGCAAGACCACGAGCTATTCGTGGAATCAGTACATGCAGATCGTCAAGGAAGTGGCCTGTGGGCTGCGGAGTTTGGGGATCCAATATGGGGATGTCGTCGCCATCCAAAGCGAGACCCGCGCGGAATTTTATTTCGCCGATATGGGAATCATCTGTAACGGATCGATTGCGGCGGCGATGTATACGAGCTATCCGCAGGGCGAAGCCATTCATAAGCTGCGCAATTGCAACGCGAAGCTGGTTTTTGTCGAGAATCCGAAGATGTTGGCGACACTGGCTGCCAGCCTCTCGTCGGCAGAGCCACTCGATTTGCAGTGGGTGTTGATGACGGGCGAGGCCGAAGGCGTGCAAACGCTGGCGGGCTTGCGGGAGCTGGGACGCGAGGCGATGGCGCAAGATGCGCAGATGTTCGCGCGGATCTACATCGAAACCAAGCCGCAGGACCCGGCAATTATCTATCTCACCTCCGGCTCCACCGGTGAGCCGAAGATGGGTCTGGTGACGCATCACGCGATTGTTTCGAATATCGCAATGGCTCCAAAGGTGCTCAAGCTCGGGCCCACTGATACGGCAATTGCCTTTTTGCCAAGTGCGCACATCACCCAACGCCTGGTGTTGCAGATGCTGCCCATGGAATACGGCATGTCGGTGTATTTCAGCGAGAGCCTGTCGCGGCTGCCGAAAGAGATCGCCGCGGTGAAGCCTACCTTCCTGCTTGCCCCGCCGCGGCTCTGGGAACGCATCCACACGAATATCGTGACGGAGATGAAGAAGAAGCCGGCGGCAATCCAGAAGCTGTTCCATGGTGGCCTAGGGCTTGGGCTGAAGGCCATGGAGTACAAGTCGCGCGGCGAGACGGTACCGTTTTGGATCTCGATGCCGCTCTCGCTGGTGGATCGTCTGGTGTTTTCGAAGATTCGGGAAAAGCTGGGCGGGCGCATCCGCTTTGCAATTTCAGGTTCGGCGCCGCTGGGCAAAGAGCTGGCTGCCTTCTTTGGCGCGGTGGGCGTTCCGATTCTCGAGGGCTATGGCCTCACCGAAGGCGGCGTGACGCATGTGAATCCGCTCGAGAAGCCAAAGATCGGTTCGATCGGCCCGCTGCTGCCGGGGGTGAAGTGCAAGCTGATGCCCGATGGGGAGATGGCGCTCAGTGGCGACACTTTGTTCAGCGGCTATTACCAGGACCCTGAGGCGAACAAGAAGGTATTTACCGACGACGGCTGGCTGTTGACCGGCGACATCGCCAGCGTCGACCCGGACGGCTACTGGTACATCACCGGGCGCAAAAAAGAGATTCTCGTTGCCTCAAACGGGAAGAAAATCTATCCGAACCGCATTGAGGGGATGTTCAAGGGCGAGCCCGGCATCAGCCAGGTGGTGTTGCTGGGAGACAAGCGGCCCTTTGTGACGGCGTTATTTACTCGCAATCCGGCTGTAACAGAGCCGCTAGAGGAAAAGCTCAAATCACTGGTACAGCAAGTGAACAAGACAGTGGAGGCGCACGAGCAGATTCG is part of the Bryobacter aggregatus MPL3 genome and encodes:
- a CDS encoding CopG family ribbon-helix-helix protein → MTETLSIRIDSAIKQRLDALAKRSNRSKSFLAAEAIAAYVESEEWQLGELNTGIAELDARQSISHDKVSKWLNTWGKPGETKAPR
- a CDS encoding type II toxin-antitoxin system RelE/ParE family toxin, which produces MKVLWSRRAIRHLIHLREYIGKDSQQNAALVARRILDAVNLLPSQPHLGRPGRVLGTRERVVPETPYVIPYRVRRDQLELIAVFHGRQKWPTKLQS
- a CDS encoding inositol monophosphatase family protein; this translates as MSYDSELFFAQSAARKAGEACIRILNQGVEAETKSDESPVTRADKESERLIVSILSQAFPEDGFLGEEGASREGSSGRRWIIDPIDGTRDFVRNNRLWAILIGLEENGVPVVGVCYLPMLGEIYYAAKGHGAFWDGNPIQASKIDTAKQAVVCVNKLNAVTQAPFGPPLLDWMSKFWCVRVFGGIYDAMLVASGRMEIWLEPSVAPWDLCAPTCILREAGAKFMALNGKDSIYEGTGVAFAPGMESEVRGFLGL
- a CDS encoding DUF885 domain-containing protein; the encoded protein is MRPTALLCIVLLTGCSTQPVDSFSGFVDDYFKAAFAASPSFATATGIHDYDGQIEDLSAAAVQKRIAVLEAQQSRLDTILKNQKLNAEDAMDAEILKSQILAELHETKVLETWRKNPMNYVGGPGGSIDLLMKRSFAPAKDRLKLVTSRLRGVPPMITALQANVQNPPREFTDLAIRIAGGSVGFFRDTVATWAKDAAAGDAALLAEFKTANDAAAKSFEDATKWLKEDLLPRSKGSYAIGAEAFSKKLLYEEMVDIPLDKLLAIGEANLAKDYADFVATAKLIAPNKKPAEVMTLLEADHPTEADLIPSSKRTIESIRNFIIEKKIISLPSDVLPHIEETPPYARNGGFASMDTPGAYETKATEAFYYITPPEKEWPAKQKLEHLKLFNRSVMDVITIHEAYPGHYTQFLYAKQYPTKTRKIVGVASNAEGWAHYAEQMMLEQGFGKDDPKIKLAQLHEALLRDCRYLAGIKLHTQGMSVEDATRIFEERGMQLHANAYEEARRGSYNPTYLYYTLGKLMIYKLRGDLQQAQGASFNLESFHNQYVKQGAIPIPLVRRILLPGNTASSL
- a CDS encoding SDR family oxidoreductase, producing the protein MDFKLAGKTAIVTGGSAGIGFSIVESLVAEGVRVVVPGRSREKLKQAFPNGTKLVQTVVADVATAEGAASLIDQVDEIDILVNNLGIYQVQDFAAISDADWLRFFEVNVLSGVRLSRHYFPKMLAKNWGRVIFVSSESGVMTPPEMIHYGVTKSSQLAISRGLAELTKGTEVTVNSVLPGPTRSEGIVDFIQSLSSVPGASDEAAEREFFEKHRSTSLLQRLIRGEEVASLVAYLASPLSAATNGAALRVEGGLLRSIA
- a CDS encoding AMP-dependent synthetase/ligase codes for the protein MSSRTVFTALEEAAARYGDATALVQPEPGGKTTSYSWNQYMQIVKEVACGLRSLGIQYGDVVAIQSETRAEFYFADMGIICNGSIAAAMYTSYPQGEAIHKLRNCNAKLVFVENPKMLATLAASLSSAEPLDLQWVLMTGEAEGVQTLAGLRELGREAMAQDAQMFARIYIETKPQDPAIIYLTSGSTGEPKMGLVTHHAIVSNIAMAPKVLKLGPTDTAIAFLPSAHITQRLVLQMLPMEYGMSVYFSESLSRLPKEIAAVKPTFLLAPPRLWERIHTNIVTEMKKKPAAIQKLFHGGLGLGLKAMEYKSRGETVPFWISMPLSLVDRLVFSKIREKLGGRIRFAISGSAPLGKELAAFFGAVGVPILEGYGLTEGGVTHVNPLEKPKIGSIGPLLPGVKCKLMPDGEMALSGDTLFSGYYQDPEANKKVFTDDGWLLTGDIASVDPDGYWYITGRKKEILVASNGKKIYPNRIEGMFKGEPGISQVVLLGDKRPFVTALFTRNPAVTEPLEEKLKSLVQQVNKTVEAHEQIRKYKILPREFTIEQGEMTPTMKIRKSIVAEHFEAEINEMYAGKEEMQ